The following are encoded in a window of Panicum virgatum strain AP13 chromosome 5N, P.virgatum_v5, whole genome shotgun sequence genomic DNA:
- the LOC120674399 gene encoding dr1-associated corepressor-like isoform X1, with protein MRKKLGTRFPAARIKKIMQADEDVGKIALAVPVLVSRALELFLQDLIDRTYEITLQSGAKTLNSFHLKQCVKRYSSFDFLTEVVNKVPDLGGADSCGDERGLPRRRKSNGSDPENDESRSSKMVIRSANISPRGRGRGRGRGRGRPPTKRKEVGYVQFEDESGMFAEQGEPLPGDETVPESNHSNENITQSAEPPVEAPAPAAAPGASKVEEAYTDHQSDWPMPDAAIGNIGVGPSGFGHLTVQVDEDEDYDNED; from the exons ATGCGGAAGAAGCTCGGCACCCGGTTCCCCGCG GCTCGGATAAAAAAGATAATGCAAGCAGATGAGGACGTTGGCAAGATTGCACTAGCCGTGCCTGTTTTAGTTT CAAGGGCTCTTGAATTGTTTTTGCAAGATTTGATTGATCGGACCTATGAAATTACTCTTCAGAGCGGTGCAAAGACTTTGAATTCCTTCCACCT GAAGCAATGTGTGAAAAGGTACAGTTCTTTTGATTTCCTAACTGAAGTTGTCAACAAGGTACCAGACCTTGGTGGTGCAGACTCTTGTGGGGATGAAAGAGGGTTACCTAGAAGAAG AAAATCAAATGGCAGTGACCCAGAGAATGATGAATCAAGATCCAGCAAAATG GTCATAAGAAGTGCGAACATCAGCCCTAGAGGACGTGGGAGAGGTCGAGGCCGGGGGCGAGGGAGGCCACCAACCAAGAGAAAGGAAGTTGGTTATGTACAATTTGAGGATGAGAGCGGCATGTTTGCTGAACAAGGTGAACCTTTACCAGGAGACGAGACAGTTCCAGAGAGCAACCATAGCAATGAAAACATAACCCAAAGTGCAGAACCTCCAGTAGAGGCTCCCGCACCAGCAGCTGCGCCAGGTGCATCTAAGGTGGAAGAAGCGTATACTGACCATCAGTCAGATTGGCCAATGCCAGATGCTGCCATTGGAAACATTGGTGTCGGTCCATCTGGTTTTGGGCATCTGACGGTGCAGGTTGATGAGGATGAGGACTACGACAACGAGGATTAG
- the LOC120674399 gene encoding dr1-associated corepressor-like isoform X2, which translates to MQADEDVGKIALAVPVLVSRALELFLQDLIDRTYEITLQSGAKTLNSFHLKQCVKRYSSFDFLTEVVNKVPDLGGADSCGDERGLPRRRKSNGSDPENDESRSSKMVIRSANISPRGRGRGRGRGRGRPPTKRKEVGYVQFEDESGMFAEQGEPLPGDETVPESNHSNENITQSAEPPVEAPAPAAAPGASKVEEAYTDHQSDWPMPDAAIGNIGVGPSGFGHLTVQVDEDEDYDNED; encoded by the exons ATGCAAGCAGATGAGGACGTTGGCAAGATTGCACTAGCCGTGCCTGTTTTAGTTT CAAGGGCTCTTGAATTGTTTTTGCAAGATTTGATTGATCGGACCTATGAAATTACTCTTCAGAGCGGTGCAAAGACTTTGAATTCCTTCCACCT GAAGCAATGTGTGAAAAGGTACAGTTCTTTTGATTTCCTAACTGAAGTTGTCAACAAGGTACCAGACCTTGGTGGTGCAGACTCTTGTGGGGATGAAAGAGGGTTACCTAGAAGAAG AAAATCAAATGGCAGTGACCCAGAGAATGATGAATCAAGATCCAGCAAAATG GTCATAAGAAGTGCGAACATCAGCCCTAGAGGACGTGGGAGAGGTCGAGGCCGGGGGCGAGGGAGGCCACCAACCAAGAGAAAGGAAGTTGGTTATGTACAATTTGAGGATGAGAGCGGCATGTTTGCTGAACAAGGTGAACCTTTACCAGGAGACGAGACAGTTCCAGAGAGCAACCATAGCAATGAAAACATAACCCAAAGTGCAGAACCTCCAGTAGAGGCTCCCGCACCAGCAGCTGCGCCAGGTGCATCTAAGGTGGAAGAAGCGTATACTGACCATCAGTCAGATTGGCCAATGCCAGATGCTGCCATTGGAAACATTGGTGTCGGTCCATCTGGTTTTGGGCATCTGACGGTGCAGGTTGATGAGGATGAGGACTACGACAACGAGGATTAG
- the LOC120674399 gene encoding dr1-associated corepressor-like isoform X3 has translation MSLALAPPARALELFLQDLIDRTYEITLQSGAKTLNSFHLKQCVKRYSSFDFLTEVVNKVPDLGGADSCGDERGLPRRRKSNGSDPENDESRSSKMVIRSANISPRGRGRGRGRGRGRPPTKRKEVGYVQFEDESGMFAEQGEPLPGDETVPESNHSNENITQSAEPPVEAPAPAAAPGASKVEEAYTDHQSDWPMPDAAIGNIGVGPSGFGHLTVQVDEDEDYDNED, from the exons ATGTCTCTCGCCCTCGCGCCGCCTG CAAGGGCTCTTGAATTGTTTTTGCAAGATTTGATTGATCGGACCTATGAAATTACTCTTCAGAGCGGTGCAAAGACTTTGAATTCCTTCCACCT GAAGCAATGTGTGAAAAGGTACAGTTCTTTTGATTTCCTAACTGAAGTTGTCAACAAGGTACCAGACCTTGGTGGTGCAGACTCTTGTGGGGATGAAAGAGGGTTACCTAGAAGAAG AAAATCAAATGGCAGTGACCCAGAGAATGATGAATCAAGATCCAGCAAAATG GTCATAAGAAGTGCGAACATCAGCCCTAGAGGACGTGGGAGAGGTCGAGGCCGGGGGCGAGGGAGGCCACCAACCAAGAGAAAGGAAGTTGGTTATGTACAATTTGAGGATGAGAGCGGCATGTTTGCTGAACAAGGTGAACCTTTACCAGGAGACGAGACAGTTCCAGAGAGCAACCATAGCAATGAAAACATAACCCAAAGTGCAGAACCTCCAGTAGAGGCTCCCGCACCAGCAGCTGCGCCAGGTGCATCTAAGGTGGAAGAAGCGTATACTGACCATCAGTCAGATTGGCCAATGCCAGATGCTGCCATTGGAAACATTGGTGTCGGTCCATCTGGTTTTGGGCATCTGACGGTGCAGGTTGATGAGGATGAGGACTACGACAACGAGGATTAG